In Melanotaenia boesemani isolate fMelBoe1 chromosome 7, fMelBoe1.pri, whole genome shotgun sequence, a single window of DNA contains:
- the si:ch73-335m24.2 gene encoding protein eva-1 homolog C isoform X2 — MTLPWSFSWSFCLLSHLLALKTHTTHAVPSFSVYLHSILKNHTAQACEGDVLIISCPSRTSVAILSAFYGRRVPNKHLCPSASPNITVEEDTECTSSLATVKVLSECQDQQSCHIPVLSPVFGQDPCPLTNKYLLVSYKCRPEHHRTRLVCENERLRLACKNETVLAIYSASFGHLLHGSPNCPQEPGSWTDMECLSPVALRRVSRRCHGRANCSVLADTQTFGDPCFPGTRKHLRVSFTCVPRYLLEDMGRGSTDPFMISDYTHGLPERVALYFVSGICSGLVFLLCLFGIRSTLVKDVKDLVSDLSEELKASRRNRKELMDDLFDDDISDTSSFRRLTQSYRTADILSPSALTVELVELDVEQTRDLSNGDIWPHLDSSPYAIHKIKTYSN, encoded by the exons ATGACTTTGCCATGGAGTTTCAGCTGgtctttctgtcttctttctcACCTTCTGGCTCTGAAGACGCACACTACACATGCAGTGCCCAGTTTCTctg TGTATCTCCACAGTATACTGAAGAACCACACAGCTCAGGCTTGTGAAGGAGACGTGCTCATCATCAGTTGTCCCTCTAGGACATCTGTTGCCATCCTATCAGCCTTCTATGGGCGCCGCGTTcctaataaacatttatgcCCTTCTGCAAGCCCAAACATCACTGTGGAGGAGGACACAGAATGCACGTCCTCACTAGCTACTGTG AAGGTACTGTCAGAGTGTCAGGATCAACAGTCGTGTCACATCCCTGTCCTGAGTCCAGTGTTTGGTCAGGACCCTTGTCCACTCACCAACAAGTACCTCCTGGTCTCCTACAAGTGTCGACCAG AGCATCATCGCACAAGACTGGTGTGTGAAAATGAGCGTTTGAGGCTGGCGTGTAAAAATGAGACAGTTCTTGCCATTTATTCTGCTTCATTTGGACATTTGCTGCATGGTAGTCCCAACTGTCCCCAAGAACCTGGATCATGGACTGACATGG AGTGTTTGTCACCTGTGGCTCTGAGGAGAGTGTCACGCAGGTGCCACGGTAGAGCGAACTGTTCAGTCCTGGCTGATACGCAAACCTTCGGAGACCCCTGCTTTCCCGGCACCAGGAAGCACCTGCGTGTATCTTTCACATGTG TGCCCAGATATCTTCTAGAAGACATGGGTAGAGGGTCGACAGATCCTTTCATGATCTCAGACTACACACATG GTCTGCCGGAACGAGTGGCTCTGTACTTTGTATCTGGTATCTGTTCTGGTCTGGTGTTCCTGCTCTGCCTGTTCGGTATTCGCTCTACACTAGTCAAAGACGTCAAAGACCTGGTTTCTGACCTGAGCGAAGAACTGAAGGCCTCACGCAGAAACCGTAAGGAGCTCATGGATGACCTGTTTGACGATGACATCTCAGACACATCGTCTTTCCGTCGCCTGACACAATCCTACCGCACAGCGGACATCTTAAGCCCATCAGCTTTGACAGTGGAGCTGGTCGAACTTGATGTAGAACAGACAAGGGACCTATCTAATGGAGACATCTGGCCACACCTGGACTCCAGCCCTTATGCTATTCACAAGATTAAAACCTACAGCAATTGA
- the si:ch73-335m24.2 gene encoding protein eva-1 homolog C isoform X1, with translation MTLPWSFSWSFCLLSHLLALKTHTTHAVPSFSVYLHSILKNHTAQACEGDVLIISCPSRTSVAILSAFYGRRVPNKHLCPSASPNITVEEDTECTSSLATVKVLSECQDQQSCHIPVLSPVFGQDPCPLTNKYLLVSYKCRPEHHRTRLVCENERLRLACKNETVLAIYSASFGHLLHGSPNCPQEPGSWTDMECLSPVALRRVSRRCHGRANCSVLADTQTFGDPCFPGTRKHLRVSFTCVPRYLLEDMGRGSTDPFMISDYTHGGWYTGPTYRPQNVIFTNSLEIIEKIFGLPERVALYFVSGICSGLVFLLCLFGIRSTLVKDVKDLVSDLSEELKASRRNRKELMDDLFDDDISDTSSFRRLTQSYRTADILSPSALTVELVELDVEQTRDLSNGDIWPHLDSSPYAIHKIKTYSN, from the exons ATGACTTTGCCATGGAGTTTCAGCTGgtctttctgtcttctttctcACCTTCTGGCTCTGAAGACGCACACTACACATGCAGTGCCCAGTTTCTctg TGTATCTCCACAGTATACTGAAGAACCACACAGCTCAGGCTTGTGAAGGAGACGTGCTCATCATCAGTTGTCCCTCTAGGACATCTGTTGCCATCCTATCAGCCTTCTATGGGCGCCGCGTTcctaataaacatttatgcCCTTCTGCAAGCCCAAACATCACTGTGGAGGAGGACACAGAATGCACGTCCTCACTAGCTACTGTG AAGGTACTGTCAGAGTGTCAGGATCAACAGTCGTGTCACATCCCTGTCCTGAGTCCAGTGTTTGGTCAGGACCCTTGTCCACTCACCAACAAGTACCTCCTGGTCTCCTACAAGTGTCGACCAG AGCATCATCGCACAAGACTGGTGTGTGAAAATGAGCGTTTGAGGCTGGCGTGTAAAAATGAGACAGTTCTTGCCATTTATTCTGCTTCATTTGGACATTTGCTGCATGGTAGTCCCAACTGTCCCCAAGAACCTGGATCATGGACTGACATGG AGTGTTTGTCACCTGTGGCTCTGAGGAGAGTGTCACGCAGGTGCCACGGTAGAGCGAACTGTTCAGTCCTGGCTGATACGCAAACCTTCGGAGACCCCTGCTTTCCCGGCACCAGGAAGCACCTGCGTGTATCTTTCACATGTG TGCCCAGATATCTTCTAGAAGACATGGGTAGAGGGTCGACAGATCCTTTCATGATCTCAGACTACACACATG GTGGATGGTACACTGGCCCCACCTACAGGCCTCAAAACGTGATCTTTACCAACTCTCTGGAGATCattgaaaaaatatttg GTCTGCCGGAACGAGTGGCTCTGTACTTTGTATCTGGTATCTGTTCTGGTCTGGTGTTCCTGCTCTGCCTGTTCGGTATTCGCTCTACACTAGTCAAAGACGTCAAAGACCTGGTTTCTGACCTGAGCGAAGAACTGAAGGCCTCACGCAGAAACCGTAAGGAGCTCATGGATGACCTGTTTGACGATGACATCTCAGACACATCGTCTTTCCGTCGCCTGACACAATCCTACCGCACAGCGGACATCTTAAGCCCATCAGCTTTGACAGTGGAGCTGGTCGAACTTGATGTAGAACAGACAAGGGACCTATCTAATGGAGACATCTGGCCACACCTGGACTCCAGCCCTTATGCTATTCACAAGATTAAAACCTACAGCAATTGA